Proteins encoded together in one Juglans regia cultivar Chandler chromosome 9, Walnut 2.0, whole genome shotgun sequence window:
- the LOC109001922 gene encoding uncharacterized protein LOC109001922, giving the protein MSMFRGDSWAREAQQRKRRVEDLALEALDDASSYKKLLSSKYEFGQIYVTDYVRVTSIEWLSEYVKMISQSGPCNFFSARIFNKIWFLLGVNSILVDKEKDLVIVSGNIDPTKLVDAIKRIGKKNAEVLFYEKDPSLVPQKLNHLFNKIRSTHCKDSDTHVVDDAEDHNEENNDIHDKSCEFSNNNTIHKLKRGRGSHRHDNQHHYNVHGKGSETINIRGRVFANPSAAAATRGYGHVPAGLPPARSSYVYQGYDWYPTMMYSGPPQPPPLPLLPAYHDYYRQINLPPPAGAALIMQPAYTPYYKQRDPPNSNSIFHYFSDDNSEACTII; this is encoded by the exons ATGAGCATGTTCAGAGGAGATAGCTGGGCGAGAGAGGCGCAGCAGAGGAAGCGAAGGGTGGAGGATCTGGCCCTTGAAGCACTCGATGATGCGTCTTCCTACAAGAAGCTGCTTAGCAGCAAATAC GAATTTGGCCAAATTTATGTTACTGATTATGTTCGGGTAACAAGCATAGAATG GCTATCTGAGTATGTCAAAATGATCTCACAATCTGGACCCTGCAATTTTTTCAGTGCTAGAATCTTCAACAAGATTTGGTTCTTGTTGG GAGTGAATTCCATACTTGTagataaagaaaaagacttGGTTATAGTTTCTGGCAACATAGACCCAACAAAACTCGTAGATGCAATCAAAAggattgggaaaaaaaatgcagaggTTCTGTTCTATGAAAAGGATCCTTCTCTCGTCCCACAAAAGCTAAACCACCTGTTCAACAAGATACGTAGCACCCATTGCAAAGATTCTGATACTCATGTGGTTGATGATGCTGAAGATCATAACGAAGAGAACAATGATATTCATGACAAAAGTTGTGAATTTTCCAATAACAATACAATTCATAAATTGAAGCGTGGTCGTGGATCTCACAGGCATGACAATCAACACCATTACAACGTGCATGGAAAAGGATCGGAGACTATTAATATAAGAGGTAGGGTCTTTGCTAATccttctgctgctgctgcaaCTCGAGGCTACGGGCATGTTCCAGCAGGGTTGCCGCCAGCTAGATCGTCGTATGTATATCAAGGCTATGATTGGTATCCGACAATGATGTACTCCGGGCCGCCACAGCCACCGCCGCTGCCACTACTGCCTGCTTATCACGATTATTATAGGCAAATTAATCTGCCACCACCAGCAGGGGCAGCATTGATCATGCAGCCTGCCTATACTCCTTACTACAAACAGCGGGATCCACCAAATTCCAACTCGATCTTCCACTACTTCAGCGATGATAATAGTGAGGCCTGCACTATAATTTGA